From Rutidosis leptorrhynchoides isolate AG116_Rl617_1_P2 chromosome 3, CSIRO_AGI_Rlap_v1, whole genome shotgun sequence, a single genomic window includes:
- the LOC139895752 gene encoding cytosolic endo-beta-N-acetylglucosaminidase 1-like, giving the protein MLNLLRTYIDRQTLISIRNLYITITNPIFSLISPNMTAINDPEPEFDPYQPSTPVSYPIKTLEHLKLRTYFNSFHFQFNKASVEIDHNGVDDVTLPNRRRMIVCHDMQGGYTDDKWIQGGSNADAYAIWHWYLIDVFIYFSHYLVTLPPPSWVNTAHKHGVKVLGTFIVEWDDGRLIANELLETTTVAKMYAERLSELAVALGFDGWLINMEVSLDIEKIPVLKEFVGHLTQVMHSSKSGSIVIWYDSVTIEGELNWQNQLNEHNKPFFDICDGIFMNYTWKENYPKLSAAVAGNRKFDVYMGIDVFGRGTYGDGQWTTNVALDVIKKDDVSAALFAPGWVYQTKQPPDFQTAQNRWWSLVENSWGISQSYPKALPFYSNFDQGHGYHLSIDGKLVSEAPWNNLSNQSFQPCLEFSGDTTTETIQAFVDFTEASYSGGGNITFKGVLEDHAYSTRRIFHGELHLGNAPLYFSYSVKSVGSSLIGLCLHFTNTNEVEKKTSILLASCGDTLITTERFSSNFSRVIMPRHVKKIEAKPEWVIQDSSVIMDGSTLTGIHAVCYKSNPKSESHNQNILSSSEYYAVLGHISIKSSTNDIVFPRASEWHVESQNLDWGTSSEGHKTVSLNIIWTLKSKVVSLFSKYNIYVEYEASEPAQESKYVGVALVEAFYVSEFLVPTGVSSLKFIIQACAFDGASQNLADSPFLRMHVDVL; this is encoded by the exons ATGTTAAATCTCCTACGAACGTATATAGATCgtcaaaccctaatttcaatccGTAATCTATACATCACAATCACAAACCCTATATTTTCTCTAATTTCCCCCAATATGACCGCAATCAACGATCCAGAACCTGAGTTTGATCCATATCAACCATCCACACCCGTATCGTACCCAATCAAAACCCTAGAACACCTGAAACTCCGTACGTATTTCAATTCGTTCCATTTTCAGTTCAATAAAGCTTCCGTAGAGATAGATCATAACGGCGTTGATGACGTCACGTTACCGAATAGACGGAGGATGATTGTGTGTCATGATATGCAGGGCGGGTATACGGATGATAAGTGGATACAAGGTGGAAGTAATGCTGATGCTTATGCTATATGGCATTGGTACTTAATTGATGTGTTTATTTATTTTTCGCATTATTTGGTTACTTTACCACCTCCTAGTTGGGTTAATACTGCCCATAAGCATGGAGTCAAG GTATTGGGAACTTTTATAGTAGAGTGGGATGATGGGAGATTGATTGCGAATGAGTTGCTGGAAACGACTACGGTAGCTAAGATGTATGCTGAGCGTTTGTCTGAGCTTGCTGTTGCATTGGGATTCGACGGCTGGCTG ATAAATATGGAAGTGAGTTTGGACATTGAAAAGATTCCTGTTCTAAAAGAATTTGTTGGCCATCTAACGCAGGTTATGCACTCTTCAAAATCCGGATCTATAGTTATCTG GTATGACAGTGTTACAATTGAGGGTGAGCTCAACTGGCAAAATCAGTTAAACGAACATAACAAGCCTTTTTTTGATATATGTGATGGCATTTTTATGAACTATACCTGGAAG GAAAATTATCCAAAGTTATCGGCTGCTGTTGCTGGTAATAGAAAGTTTGACGTCTACATGGGAATTGATGTATTTGGTAGAGGCACGTATGGTGATGGACAATGGACA ACAAATGTGGCACTTGATGTGATAAAGAAAGATGATGTGTCAGCAGCCTTGTTTGCCCCTGGATGGGTTTACCAGACTAAACAGCCTCCTGATTTTCAGACGGCTCAGAATCG GTGGTGGAGTCTTGTTGAGAACTCATGGGGAATATCACAAAGTTATCCTAAAGCTCTTCCTTTCTACTCAAACTTTGATCAG GGTCATGGTTATCATCTATCTATAGATGGAAAACTAGTATCAGAGGCACCTTGGAACAATCTTTCAAATCAAAGCTTTCAG CCATGTCTTGAGTTTTCTGGAGATACTACGACTGAAACAATTCAAGCATTTGTTGA CTTTACGGAAGCATCTTATAGTGGAGGAGGGAACATTACATTCAAAGGTGTCCTCGAAGATCATGCCTATTCAACAAGAAGAATCTTTCACGGAGAACTTCATTTGGGGAATGCGCCACTCTACTTTTCATACTCA GTTAAGTCAGTTGGGAGTTCTCTGATTGGTCTGTGTCTTCATTTTACTAACACCAATGAAGTGGAAAAGAAAACATCAATTCTTCTTGCATCTTGTGGAGACACCTTGATTACTACTGAAAGATTCTCGAGCAATTTTAGCAGAGTCATAATGCCAAGGCATGTGAAAAAAATTGAAGCAAAACCAGAATGGGTCATACAAGACAGTAGTGTCATAATGGACGGGTCAACGTTAACTGGAATTCATGCTGTATGTTACAAATCAAATCCTAAATCTGAATCACATAATCAAAATATTTTGTCGTCATCAGAGTATTATGCAGTTCTTGGTCATATTTCTATAAAATCTTCTACAAATGATATTGTCTTTCCACGAGCCTCAGAGTGGCATGTTGAAAGTCAAAATCTTGATTGGGGAACTAGTTCTGAAGGACACAAAACAGTTTCCCTTAACATTATATGGACATTGAAAAGCAAGGTTGTTTCTTTATTTTCTAAGTACAATATATATGTGGAATATGAAGCAAGTGAGCCAGCACAAGAATCAAAGTATGTTGGAGTAGCGTTAGTGGAAGCTTTTTATGTTTCTGAGTTTTTGGTTCCGACGGGAGTTTCAAGCCTGAAATTCATCATCCAAGCTTGTGCCTTTGACGGAGCATCCCAGAATCTCGCGGATTCTCCGTTTCTTCGGATGCATGTTGATGTTttgtag